One genomic segment of Nocardioides cavernaquae includes these proteins:
- a CDS encoding 50S ribosomal protein L25/general stress protein Ctc — MSASTSESHIKASTRTEFGKGAARRARRDGQIPAVIYGHGNDPVHITLPSHQTTMAIKHLGANAVLDLTVDGAESLALVKAIQVDPIKRVIEHIDFVVVIKGEKVTVDVPVLTVGDAEKGTLVQIENNTISLEAEATHIPESVEVDIEGLKAGTQILASQLVLPKGSTLLADADLLIINVTGEVEADLGEIAEVEGEEGESAEAASE; from the coding sequence ATGTCTGCCTCGACTTCCGAGTCCCACATCAAGGCCTCGACCCGCACCGAGTTCGGCAAGGGCGCTGCCCGCCGTGCCCGTCGCGACGGTCAGATCCCCGCGGTCATCTACGGCCACGGCAACGACCCGGTCCACATCACCCTCCCGTCGCACCAGACGACGATGGCGATCAAGCACCTCGGTGCCAACGCCGTTCTCGACCTGACCGTCGACGGCGCCGAGTCGCTCGCGCTGGTCAAGGCGATCCAGGTCGACCCGATCAAGCGCGTCATCGAGCACATCGACTTCGTCGTCGTCATCAAGGGCGAGAAGGTCACCGTGGACGTCCCGGTCCTCACGGTCGGTGACGCCGAGAAGGGCACGCTGGTCCAGATCGAGAACAACACCATCTCGCTCGAGGCCGAGGCCACCCACATCCCCGAGTCGGTCGAGGTCGACATCGAGGGCCTCAAGGCCGGCACGCAGATCCTCGCCAGCCAGCTCGTCCTGCCCAAGGGCTCGACGCTGCTCGCCGACGCCGACCTGCTCATCATCAACGTCACCGGTGAGGTCGAGGCTGACCTCGGCGAGATCGCCGAGGTCGAGGGCGAGGAGGGCGAGTCCGCCGAGGCTGCCTCGGAGTGA
- a CDS encoding maleylpyruvate isomerase family mycothiol-dependent enzyme, with product MDPATTWQHIHRERRALASLLSDLPPEAWQQESVCPGWTVLDVAAHIISNPQIGWSDIGRMTVRNLGHSYNTMLYRAVKDWSTDQTRELVLADFETYDGSLRHVPVTTRIEPMLDVLVHTQDILRPLGLAHDMPVDAAIVAADRARLHARMMGWRTGHVRLVATDADWARGRGPTVSGPMQELLLVSTGRGRVAKELTGDGVALLP from the coding sequence ATGGACCCCGCGACGACCTGGCAGCACATCCACCGCGAACGCCGCGCCCTCGCGTCGCTGCTTTCCGACCTGCCCCCGGAGGCCTGGCAGCAGGAGAGCGTGTGCCCGGGATGGACAGTGCTCGACGTCGCGGCGCACATCATCTCCAACCCCCAGATCGGCTGGTCTGACATCGGCCGCATGACCGTCCGCAACCTGGGCCACAGCTACAACACGATGCTCTATCGCGCAGTGAAGGACTGGAGCACCGACCAGACACGCGAGCTGGTGCTCGCCGACTTCGAGACGTACGACGGGTCCCTGCGCCACGTGCCCGTGACGACCCGGATCGAGCCGATGCTCGACGTACTCGTGCACACGCAGGACATCCTCCGACCGCTCGGGCTCGCCCACGACATGCCTGTCGACGCCGCAATCGTCGCCGCCGACCGGGCCCGGCTTCACGCGCGGATGATGGGCTGGCGCACCGGCCACGTCCGCCTCGTCGCCACCGACGCCGACTGGGCGCGCGGGCGCGGCCCGACAGTCAGCGGGCCCATGCAGGAGCTGCTGCTCGTGAGCACTGGCCGAGGGCGAGTCGCGAAGGAGCTGACCGGCGACGGCGTCGCGCTACTCCCCTGA
- the pstC gene encoding phosphate ABC transporter permease subunit PstC: MTTLRTDLMPEAAPVGPPPEPRRISRKASGADAVFENTSRVVGATVLVITGGVGLFLAWQAVPTLRHYGFSFFTESQWSPETDVLGIAAVLTGTISVALVAMVFAVPLALATALYISEYAPPKIQSTLVSMIDLMAAVPSIVYGLWGFFLVMPYAGDFAVFLQQYLGWIPLFRVNTVSDSGAIVIADPHAAVTDATRYISSSFCAGIAVAMMVMPMACAVMRQVFSQTPPGEKEAALALGSTRWGMIRSVVLPFGRGGIIGGTMLGLGRALGETIAVLLILSPEFVMKPRFLEVGGSTVSVLIAGRFGEASASQLSALLAAGFVLFVITLGVNTLAAMVVARSRSGAGAEA; encoded by the coding sequence GTGACCACCCTTCGCACCGACCTGATGCCGGAGGCTGCCCCCGTAGGGCCGCCGCCCGAGCCTCGACGCATTTCTCGCAAGGCCTCCGGCGCGGACGCCGTCTTCGAGAACACCTCCCGGGTCGTCGGTGCCACCGTGCTCGTCATCACCGGCGGAGTGGGCCTCTTCCTGGCCTGGCAGGCTGTCCCGACCCTGCGCCACTACGGGTTCTCGTTCTTCACCGAGAGCCAGTGGTCGCCCGAGACCGATGTCCTCGGCATCGCCGCAGTCCTCACCGGGACGATCTCGGTCGCGCTCGTCGCGATGGTCTTCGCCGTGCCCCTGGCGCTCGCGACCGCGCTCTACATCAGTGAGTACGCGCCGCCGAAGATCCAGTCGACGCTCGTCTCGATGATCGACCTGATGGCCGCCGTGCCGTCGATCGTCTACGGGCTGTGGGGCTTCTTCCTCGTGATGCCCTACGCCGGCGACTTCGCGGTCTTCCTCCAGCAGTACCTCGGCTGGATCCCGCTCTTCCGGGTCAACACCGTCAGCGACTCGGGCGCGATCGTGATCGCGGACCCGCACGCGGCCGTCACGGACGCGACCCGCTACATCTCCAGCTCGTTCTGCGCCGGCATCGCCGTCGCGATGATGGTCATGCCGATGGCCTGCGCGGTCATGCGCCAGGTCTTCTCGCAGACCCCGCCGGGGGAGAAGGAAGCAGCGCTCGCGCTGGGCTCCACCCGCTGGGGCATGATCCGCTCCGTCGTACTCCCGTTCGGCCGCGGCGGCATCATCGGTGGCACCATGCTCGGCCTCGGCCGCGCGCTCGGCGAGACGATCGCGGTCCTGCTCATCCTCTCGCCCGAGTTCGTGATGAAGCCCCGCTTCCTCGAGGTCGGCGGAAGCACCGTCAGCGTGCTGATCGCGGGCCGTTTCGGAGAGGCGAGCGCATCGCAGCTCTCCGCGCTCCTGGCCGCCGGCTTCGTTCTCTTCGTGATCACGCTCGGCGTCAACACCCTCGCGGCGATGGTCGTCGCCCGGAGCCGCTCGGGCGCAGGAGCTGAGGCGTGA
- the pth gene encoding aminoacyl-tRNA hydrolase, with amino-acid sequence MSESDVWLVVGLGNPGPSYAGHRHNVGYLVTDVLAERMGSKFKSHKTGRADVVEGRLQPGGPRVVLARARCYMNESGGPVKALASFYKVEPDHVIAIHDELDIAFGTLRVKLGGGDNGHNGLRSMRSSLGTGDFFRVRAGIGRPPGRQEVADFVLSNYSTVEKKELPFQVIDAADGVECLIAEGLEKTQQRFNS; translated from the coding sequence ATGAGTGAGAGCGACGTCTGGCTGGTTGTCGGCCTGGGCAACCCCGGTCCGTCGTACGCCGGGCACCGGCACAACGTGGGCTACCTGGTGACGGACGTGCTGGCCGAGCGCATGGGATCGAAGTTCAAGTCCCACAAGACCGGCCGCGCCGACGTGGTGGAGGGACGGCTCCAGCCGGGCGGTCCACGCGTCGTACTGGCACGGGCGCGTTGCTACATGAACGAGTCCGGGGGGCCGGTCAAGGCGCTCGCCTCGTTCTACAAGGTCGAGCCCGACCACGTGATCGCCATCCACGACGAGCTCGACATCGCGTTCGGCACGCTGCGCGTCAAGCTCGGCGGCGGCGACAACGGGCACAACGGCCTCCGCTCGATGCGCTCGTCCCTCGGCACTGGTGACTTCTTCCGGGTGCGGGCCGGCATCGGACGACCTCCCGGTCGCCAGGAGGTCGCCGATTTCGTGCTGTCCAACTACTCCACGGTCGAGAAGAAGGAACTTCCGTTCCAGGTCATCGACGCGGCCGATGGCGTCGAGTGCCTGATCGCCGAAGGACTCGAGAAGACCCAGCAGCGCTTCAACTCCTGA
- a CDS encoding sortase domain-bontaining protein, with product MTVVDDRELPSPAESPGQREAQRPGPREPSRRASKRPLTADEEKIALVSSVLIMVAIVCIWMAAQLIFLGALSQDRAQTLLHQEFRTQLASAVAPVGSSDPLDASGQELLEPGAPVALLMAPRIHLQQVVVEGTASGDLLTGPGHRRDSVLPGQEGVSVVYGRSLTYGRPFHAITELRKGDRITTVTGQGRMSFTVIGVRRAGDPIPPVAAGRARLVLATAEGARTGLTPGNAVYVDADAAKAFPAPAGRPAAVPEAEKVMAPDYGALPLLALCLALLVAMTLGVIAARQRWSTALVWVISAPIVVALSWGTTDVVMRLLPNLI from the coding sequence ATGACGGTTGTCGACGACCGCGAGCTGCCCAGCCCTGCTGAATCGCCGGGCCAGCGAGAGGCGCAGCGGCCCGGCCCCCGGGAGCCCTCTCGGCGAGCCAGCAAGCGCCCGCTGACTGCCGACGAGGAGAAGATCGCGCTCGTCTCGTCAGTGCTGATCATGGTCGCCATCGTCTGTATCTGGATGGCCGCGCAGCTGATCTTCCTGGGCGCGCTCTCCCAGGACCGGGCCCAGACCCTCCTCCACCAGGAGTTCCGCACCCAGCTCGCCTCCGCGGTGGCCCCGGTCGGGTCGAGCGATCCGCTGGACGCTTCCGGGCAGGAGCTGCTGGAGCCAGGCGCTCCGGTGGCACTCCTCATGGCACCCCGAATCCACCTGCAACAGGTAGTCGTGGAGGGCACGGCATCAGGTGACCTCCTGACAGGCCCCGGTCATCGCCGCGACTCAGTCCTCCCCGGTCAGGAGGGGGTGTCGGTCGTCTACGGCCGCAGCCTCACCTACGGCAGGCCCTTCCACGCGATCACGGAGCTCCGCAAGGGAGATCGGATCACCACGGTCACGGGTCAAGGCCGCATGAGCTTCACCGTGATCGGCGTACGCCGGGCAGGGGACCCGATCCCGCCCGTCGCCGCTGGCCGGGCGCGACTCGTCCTCGCCACGGCCGAGGGCGCCAGGACCGGACTCACCCCGGGGAACGCCGTGTACGTCGACGCCGACGCGGCGAAGGCCTTCCCCGCACCCGCTGGACGGCCGGCAGCCGTCCCCGAAGCCGAGAAGGTCATGGCCCCGGACTACGGAGCGCTACCGCTCCTGGCCCTGTGCCTGGCACTGCTCGTGGCGATGACGCTCGGGGTCATCGCAGCTCGTCAACGTTGGTCGACAGCGCTGGTCTGGGTGATCTCTGCCCCGATCGTGGTCGCGCTGTCGTGGGGGACCACGGATGTGGTGATGCGGCTCCTGCCCAACCTGATCTGA
- a CDS encoding MarR family winged helix-turn-helix transcriptional regulator, whose translation MADQLHPGVLMFVAVRHIETRVVDAIVAAGFDDITLAQARVAARIGDEGSRLTELAAAAQVTKQTAGAMVDQLERAGYVERIPDPSDARAKLVQFAPRGREVLAVARRVEEEIRAEWEQHLGVRRLRELTDSLEKLREITDPWA comes from the coding sequence GTGGCCGACCAGCTCCATCCCGGCGTACTCATGTTCGTCGCCGTCCGCCACATCGAGACCCGCGTCGTCGACGCGATCGTCGCTGCCGGGTTCGACGACATCACGCTGGCCCAGGCGCGCGTCGCGGCACGGATCGGGGACGAGGGGTCGCGGCTCACAGAGCTGGCCGCGGCTGCTCAGGTCACCAAGCAGACGGCCGGGGCGATGGTCGACCAGCTCGAGCGGGCGGGGTACGTCGAGCGGATCCCCGACCCCTCGGACGCCCGGGCGAAGCTGGTGCAGTTCGCGCCGCGAGGCCGTGAGGTGCTCGCGGTGGCGAGGCGAGTGGAGGAAGAGATCCGCGCGGAGTGGGAGCAGCACCTCGGCGTACGTCGCCTGCGCGAGCTCACCGACTCGCTCGAGAAACTGCGGGAGATCACCGATCCCTGGGCGTGA
- a CDS encoding Ig-like domain repeat protein produces the protein MSFRKQFASLASAAVATSVLAVAAPAHAVYTAQPFDPDFTPVAADLITVGSDTTEIAMDKVTKAFNNTAAEFNAASYQAGGGGTIPLPDGTEITRPNGSTNGKNTLHGATNNPNIDFARSSDSLNEDKLEVSHGLQLLPFALDTMKMGVSNTVASNAPASLSLAQILSIYKGECTVWTCVGGTSTDTIKPSALQQGSGTAKFFKKALEAQNGGAFTFGSNVDVTWQEHSDVNVKEDPNALAPFSIGRAALLGTTTKMLGGWQQQRALYNVVRGTSSEAGAGLGDPKLDALLGSNGFLCSPAATDLITQGGFTQLLPPAQGGVCGQATTSAPTNLSTEATATTTALAAASNAGGAATLTATVSPAAAGDVEFFVDGASVGVTQTQAGVATFNATGLTAGEHSFKAVFTNDFGTAYFGSEGTTSAVVKAASSTTVAFSPATSSFGKSRVIKATVLTGGVAATGTVAIKVGTAAAVNVALVDGVASYTVGATKAAGTYAVSASYLGNSSTATSAASKSLVITKAAATVTESFPTATLAGKPGKGVVKVAIAGSTVKPTGTVRIYQGTKLLKSVTLVNGQVTITLPKLTRGKKLLTVKYLGSANVSAKSLNFYLTQR, from the coding sequence ATGTCCTTCCGCAAGCAGTTCGCGAGCCTGGCCTCGGCCGCGGTGGCCACCTCGGTCCTCGCCGTCGCCGCGCCGGCGCACGCCGTCTACACGGCGCAGCCGTTCGACCCCGACTTCACTCCCGTTGCCGCCGACCTGATCACGGTGGGCTCCGACACCACCGAGATCGCCATGGACAAGGTGACCAAGGCGTTCAACAACACGGCCGCCGAGTTCAACGCGGCGAGCTACCAGGCCGGTGGCGGTGGCACGATTCCCCTGCCCGACGGCACCGAGATCACGCGCCCGAACGGGTCCACCAACGGCAAGAACACGCTGCACGGTGCGACCAACAACCCGAACATCGACTTCGCCCGCTCGTCCGACTCGCTCAACGAGGACAAGCTCGAGGTCTCGCACGGGCTGCAGTTGCTGCCGTTCGCGCTCGACACCATGAAGATGGGTGTCTCCAACACCGTCGCATCCAACGCTCCGGCTTCGCTGTCGCTCGCCCAGATCCTCTCGATCTACAAGGGCGAGTGCACGGTCTGGACCTGTGTCGGTGGCACGTCGACCGACACCATCAAGCCGTCCGCGCTGCAGCAGGGCTCGGGCACCGCGAAGTTCTTCAAGAAGGCCCTCGAGGCGCAGAACGGTGGCGCGTTCACCTTCGGCTCGAACGTCGACGTGACCTGGCAGGAGCACAGCGACGTCAACGTCAAGGAGGACCCGAACGCACTTGCCCCGTTCTCGATCGGTCGTGCCGCCCTGCTCGGCACCACCACCAAGATGCTCGGCGGCTGGCAGCAGCAGCGGGCCCTCTACAACGTGGTCCGTGGCACCTCGTCGGAGGCTGGCGCCGGACTCGGCGACCCCAAGCTCGACGCCCTCCTCGGCTCCAACGGCTTCCTCTGCTCGCCCGCGGCGACGGACCTGATCACGCAGGGCGGCTTCACCCAGCTGCTCCCGCCGGCTCAGGGTGGCGTGTGCGGCCAGGCCACCACGTCTGCACCGACCAACCTCTCGACTGAGGCGACGGCGACCACCACCGCGCTGGCCGCGGCCAGCAACGCCGGTGGCGCGGCCACCCTCACCGCGACCGTCAGCCCGGCCGCTGCGGGTGACGTCGAGTTCTTCGTCGACGGTGCCTCCGTGGGTGTCACCCAGACCCAGGCTGGCGTCGCGACGTTCAACGCGACCGGCCTGACCGCTGGCGAGCACTCCTTCAAGGCCGTGTTCACCAACGACTTCGGCACCGCGTACTTCGGCTCCGAGGGCACCACCTCGGCGGTCGTGAAGGCTGCGTCGTCGACGACCGTTGCCTTCAGCCCGGCCACCTCGTCCTTCGGCAAGTCGCGCGTCATCAAGGCGACCGTCCTCACCGGTGGCGTCGCCGCGACCGGAACCGTCGCGATCAAGGTCGGCACCGCTGCTGCGGTCAACGTTGCGCTCGTCGACGGCGTCGCGTCGTACACCGTCGGCGCGACCAAGGCTGCGGGCACGTACGCCGTCTCCGCGTCGTACCTCGGCAACTCATCGACCGCGACGTCGGCCGCCTCGAAGTCACTCGTGATCACGAAGGCTGCCGCCACCGTGACCGAGTCCTTCCCGACCGCGACCCTGGCCGGCAAGCCGGGCAAGGGCGTCGTCAAGGTCGCCATCGCGGGCAGCACGGTCAAGCCGACCGGCACCGTGCGCATCTACCAGGGCACGAAGCTCCTCAAGAGCGTGACGCTGGTCAACGGCCAGGTCACGATCACGCTGCCCAAGCTGACACGTGGCAAGAAGCTGCTCACCGTGAAGTACCTCGGCTCGGCCAACGTGTCGGCCAAGTCGCTGAACTTCTACCTCACGCAGCGCTGA
- the pstA gene encoding phosphate ABC transporter permease PstA, whose protein sequence is MASETPTTHLPTYDADAAPAVPRAGLGKPTADERMRGWGSLAASFALAWIVTQQLLPLAGTAWFLAVWFLFSLLIGGVVAGMRGGWPDVADTIARRTIQWAFALVLGALVSTVIFVFLRGWRPLTHSNFWFDDMDGVGPKDLLLNGGVKHAVIGSLIQLGIGLAITLPLGIGTAVFMNEVGGRFATVVRTVVEAMTALPSIVAGLFVYAVVILTLGYPRSGLAAGLAIAVMMLPIIARASDVVLRVVPGNLREASLALGASRWKTVWHVVLPTARPGLATAVILGVARGVGETSPVLLTSAAAPTTEVDPGSVMNSLPLYIFTLVRSGEPIAIQRAFGAAAVLLILVLALFVVARLVARPRSNRVRRRPVRAFLRLVRNLLTLNRATMTVGRADLPESNRVTR, encoded by the coding sequence ATGGCTTCCGAGACACCGACCACCCACCTCCCGACGTACGACGCGGATGCCGCGCCGGCCGTTCCTCGGGCCGGGCTCGGCAAGCCCACCGCTGACGAGCGGATGCGTGGCTGGGGTTCCCTGGCGGCGTCGTTCGCGCTCGCGTGGATCGTCACCCAGCAGCTGCTGCCCCTGGCCGGCACCGCGTGGTTCCTCGCGGTCTGGTTCCTGTTCAGCCTGCTCATCGGCGGCGTGGTCGCCGGGATGCGCGGTGGCTGGCCGGACGTCGCCGACACGATTGCCCGCCGCACGATCCAGTGGGCCTTCGCGCTCGTGCTCGGCGCGCTGGTCAGCACGGTCATCTTCGTCTTCCTCCGCGGCTGGCGGCCGCTCACGCACTCCAACTTCTGGTTCGACGACATGGACGGCGTGGGTCCGAAGGACCTGCTCCTCAACGGCGGCGTGAAGCACGCCGTCATCGGGTCGCTGATCCAGCTCGGGATCGGACTGGCGATCACGCTGCCGCTCGGCATCGGGACGGCCGTCTTCATGAACGAGGTCGGCGGCCGCTTCGCCACGGTCGTGCGCACCGTCGTCGAGGCGATGACGGCCCTCCCCTCGATCGTCGCCGGCCTGTTCGTCTACGCGGTCGTGATCCTGACCCTCGGCTACCCGCGATCGGGCCTGGCCGCAGGCCTCGCCATCGCGGTCATGATGCTGCCGATCATCGCCCGCGCGTCCGACGTGGTGCTGCGCGTCGTCCCCGGCAACCTTCGTGAGGCCAGCCTGGCGCTCGGCGCGAGCCGCTGGAAGACGGTCTGGCACGTCGTGCTCCCGACCGCGCGTCCGGGCCTCGCCACCGCCGTCATCCTCGGTGTCGCGCGCGGCGTGGGGGAGACCAGCCCGGTGCTGCTCACCTCGGCTGCGGCGCCGACCACCGAGGTCGACCCCGGCAGCGTCATGAACTCCCTGCCGCTCTACATCTTCACGCTGGTCCGCTCCGGTGAGCCGATCGCGATCCAGCGGGCGTTCGGCGCGGCCGCCGTGCTGCTGATCCTGGTCCTGGCGCTCTTCGTGGTGGCCCGTCTCGTGGCTCGCCCGCGCAGCAACCGCGTCCGGCGGCGCCCGGTGCGTGCCTTCCTGCGCCTGGTGCGCAACCTGCTGACCCTGAACCGCGCGACGATGACCGTCGGCCGCGCGGACCTGCCTGAGTCGAATCGAGTGACCCGATGA
- a CDS encoding substrate-binding domain-containing protein, with amino-acid sequence MNPRAIYLTVAASVFALFAGNSAAHAATYAQIEGTGSTWSQNIVMQWIADVSSNGMQVVYTGGGSSKGRQDFAKGSVDYAISEIPYQGTDENGASDTSGGRDYAYLPIVAGGTAFTYQLKVGTTMVRNLRLSGDTLAKIFANKITNWNDPAITKDNNGRTFPSLPITPVVRSDGSGTTAQFTTWLDKEYSSIWRPYFGRSGLTSYYPRKGRMIGAAGSDQVMNQIAARTGNGTIGYIEYSYPLNKTAEDGKPFPVVKLLNRGGYYVEPTQYNVAVALTKARINEDASSQLYLTQILDGVYNATDPRAYPLSSYSYMIIPTGKTDSRMTTAKRQTLADFLFYSLCAGQTKAGPYGYSPLPLNLVQAGFTQIQKLKAADSGVNLTSRDVTKCNNPTFVPGNLKQNKLAQIAPQPATCDKVNAGPCGTDTGTNKPSTDTPATGGTTGGTTTPGAVAAAPAAGAGPAVIDPETGALVAGTAAAGQPVTAAVTELVSSRADDRMPFAIASAVGFLALVTAPGMYVAFLRRRRKAGL; translated from the coding sequence ATGAACCCCCGCGCGATCTACCTGACCGTTGCCGCGAGCGTGTTTGCGCTGTTCGCAGGCAACTCGGCCGCCCACGCCGCGACGTACGCCCAGATCGAGGGCACCGGCTCGACGTGGTCGCAGAACATCGTGATGCAGTGGATCGCCGACGTGAGCTCCAACGGCATGCAGGTCGTCTACACCGGTGGAGGCTCGTCCAAGGGACGCCAGGACTTCGCCAAGGGCAGCGTCGACTACGCGATCTCGGAGATCCCCTACCAGGGCACGGACGAGAACGGGGCGTCGGACACCTCGGGTGGTCGCGACTACGCCTACCTGCCGATCGTGGCCGGCGGCACGGCGTTCACCTACCAGCTCAAGGTGGGTACGACGATGGTGCGCAACCTGCGCCTGTCCGGTGACACCCTCGCGAAGATCTTCGCCAACAAGATCACCAACTGGAACGACCCGGCCATCACCAAGGACAACAACGGGCGCACGTTCCCGTCGCTCCCGATCACGCCGGTGGTCCGCTCGGACGGCTCGGGCACGACCGCCCAGTTCACCACCTGGCTGGACAAGGAGTACTCCTCGATCTGGCGGCCGTACTTCGGGCGCTCGGGCCTGACGTCGTACTACCCGCGCAAGGGCCGGATGATCGGTGCGGCGGGTTCTGACCAGGTCATGAACCAGATCGCGGCCCGCACGGGCAACGGCACGATCGGCTACATCGAGTACTCCTACCCGCTGAACAAGACGGCGGAGGACGGCAAGCCGTTCCCGGTCGTGAAGCTGCTCAACAGGGGTGGCTACTACGTCGAGCCGACGCAGTACAACGTCGCGGTCGCGCTGACGAAGGCCCGGATCAACGAGGACGCCTCCTCGCAGCTCTACCTGACCCAGATCCTCGACGGTGTCTACAACGCCACCGACCCGCGCGCGTACCCGCTGTCGTCGTACTCCTACATGATCATCCCCACGGGGAAGACCGACTCCCGCATGACGACGGCCAAGCGCCAGACCCTCGCGGACTTCCTCTTCTACTCGCTCTGCGCGGGCCAGACGAAGGCCGGTCCCTACGGATACTCGCCGCTGCCGCTCAACCTGGTGCAGGCCGGTTTCACCCAGATCCAGAAGCTGAAGGCTGCGGACTCCGGGGTCAACCTGACCTCCCGCGACGTGACCAAGTGCAACAACCCGACCTTCGTGCCGGGCAACCTCAAGCAGAACAAGCTGGCGCAGATCGCGCCCCAGCCGGCCACCTGCGACAAGGTCAACGCCGGCCCCTGCGGCACGGACACCGGGACGAACAAGCCGTCCACGGACACCCCGGCTACTGGCGGGACCACCGGCGGTACGACGACCCCGGGCGCGGTCGCCGCCGCGCCCGCCGCGGGGGCAGGCCCGGCCGTCATCGATCCGGAGACCGGTGCCCTGGTGGCAGGCACGGCAGCTGCGGGGCAGCCGGTGACCGCGGCAGTCACCGAGCTCGTCTCATCCCGTGCCGACGACCGCATGCCCTTCGCAATCGCTTCGGCGGTCGGGTTCCTCGCGCTGGTCACGGCGCCGGGGATGTACGTCGCGTTCCTGCGCCGGCGCCGGAAGGCAGGCCTCTGA
- a CDS encoding AMIN-like domain-containing (lipo)protein: protein MMRRILAALATSLLIGATVATPAPATSAPAWQNAPTSWTNPNGGLPRITALRYATHPGFDRVVIDVRGKLPSYRTHYGARFYYDGSGALVPIRGGLGITFNPAYAHRNDGTSTYTGPRIARPGFRTLKAIAFTGDYEGYVNFAFGLSCDGSTRAPYRVMRLHEPQRIVIDFKHC from the coding sequence ATGATGCGCCGCATCCTGGCCGCCCTGGCCACTTCCCTGTTGATCGGCGCCACCGTCGCAACGCCCGCCCCCGCGACGAGCGCACCGGCCTGGCAGAACGCACCGACCAGCTGGACCAACCCCAACGGCGGCCTACCGAGAATCACGGCCCTCCGCTACGCCACGCACCCGGGCTTCGACCGGGTCGTCATCGATGTCCGCGGCAAGCTTCCGAGCTACCGGACCCATTACGGCGCGAGGTTCTACTACGACGGCAGCGGTGCGCTGGTGCCGATCCGCGGCGGGCTCGGGATCACCTTCAACCCCGCCTACGCCCACCGCAACGACGGCACGTCGACGTACACGGGTCCGAGAATCGCGCGTCCCGGCTTCCGGACGTTGAAGGCGATCGCGTTCACCGGCGACTACGAGGGCTACGTGAACTTCGCTTTCGGGCTGTCCTGCGACGGATCGACCAGGGCGCCGTACCGCGTCATGCGGTTGCACGAGCCGCAGCGGATCGTCATCGACTTCAAGCACTGCTGA
- a CDS encoding 3'(2'),5'-bisphosphate nucleotidase CysQ, translating to MTFSPAPDAAATDDHVLATWLATVAGECLLEVRATSGLEGKELKDAGDMAAHDLLMSLVAEHRPDDAVLSEEALESAADKSARLSASRVWIIDPLDGTREFSEVPREDWAVHVALWQDGELVAGAVAQPALGETFNTGTPPVVPASTASRPRIAVSRSRPPAFVAALAEELDAELVPMGSAGVKVLSVARDITDAYVHAGGQYEWDSAAPVAVARAAGLFTSRVDGTPLVYNQEDVYLPDLIVCRPELAERIVAFVKAHGTD from the coding sequence GTGACTTTCTCGCCTGCGCCCGACGCCGCTGCCACTGACGACCACGTCCTCGCCACCTGGCTGGCCACGGTCGCGGGTGAGTGCCTGCTCGAGGTGCGCGCCACGTCGGGGCTGGAGGGCAAGGAGCTCAAGGACGCCGGCGACATGGCCGCGCACGACCTGCTGATGTCACTGGTTGCCGAGCACCGGCCCGACGATGCCGTCCTCTCGGAGGAAGCCCTCGAGAGCGCGGCCGACAAGAGCGCCCGTCTCTCCGCGAGCCGGGTCTGGATCATCGACCCGCTCGACGGGACCCGCGAGTTCTCCGAGGTCCCGCGCGAGGACTGGGCCGTCCACGTCGCGCTGTGGCAGGACGGCGAGCTCGTCGCCGGAGCGGTCGCCCAGCCGGCGCTGGGGGAGACCTTCAACACCGGCACCCCGCCGGTCGTGCCTGCGTCGACGGCCAGCCGTCCGCGCATCGCGGTCTCGCGGAGCCGCCCGCCGGCCTTCGTCGCCGCGCTGGCTGAAGAACTCGACGCGGAGCTCGTGCCGATGGGTTCGGCCGGCGTCAAGGTGCTGAGCGTGGCGCGGGACATCACCGATGCCTACGTGCACGCCGGTGGTCAGTACGAGTGGGACTCCGCCGCCCCCGTGGCGGTCGCCCGCGCTGCAGGGCTCTTCACCTCTCGTGTGGACGGCACTCCGCTGGTCTACAACCAGGAGGACGTCTACCTCCCCGACCTGATCGTCTGCCGGCCCGAGCTGGCCGAGCGCATCGTCGCCTTCGTGAAGGCCCACGGCACCGACTGA